A region from the Thermodesulfobacteriota bacterium genome encodes:
- a CDS encoding DUF1844 domain-containing protein, with protein sequence MNEDKEKGYTVRDRRSFSQEKSGQETTAASKERPAGEEIPKESKRPTVLPPVDFSTLIFSLNTSALVHLGEIADPVTGKREIDLVFAKHTIDTIAMLQEKTRGNLTKDEEALIQHILYDLRMRYVREV encoded by the coding sequence ATGAACGAGGACAAAGAAAAAGGATATACGGTAAGAGACAGGCGTAGTTTCTCCCAGGAAAAGTCAGGGCAGGAGACTACCGCCGCTTCAAAAGAAAGGCCGGCAGGAGAGGAGATACCGAAGGAATCCAAACGGCCCACTGTCTTGCCGCCGGTTGATTTTTCCACCCTTATCTTCTCTCTTAATACCTCTGCCCTGGTTCACCTGGGTGAAATAGCCGATCCGGTCACCGGGAAAAGGGAAATAGACCTAGTTTTTGCCAAGCATACTATAGATACCATTGCCATGTTGCAAGAAAAAACCAGGGGCAACCTGACCAAAGACGAAGAAGCCCTGATCCAGCATATCCTGTATGACCTCCGCATGCGTTATGTTCGTGAGGTCTAA